DNA from Aminobacter aminovorans:
GCCGACAGCCGACCCGCTGCTTGGAATGATGCAGCAGTTCCGCGACGACCCGAGCGCCGACAAGGTCGACCTCGGCATCGGCATCTACAAGGACGGGCAGGGCAACGCGCCGGTGCTGGCAACGGTCAAACAGGCGGAATCCTTCTTGGTGGAGAACCAGAAGTCGAAGGCTTATGTCTCTTCGGCCGGCAATGAAGACTATAATCGCCTGACTCGGGAACTCATCTTCGGCGCCGACAGCAGCCTGCTCGCGCGCTCGCAAGCGATCCAGACGCCGGGCGGCACCGGAGCGCTGCGTGTCGCAGGCGACTTCGCCCAGAGCGTGAAGCCGGGCGCCAAGGTCTTCCTTCCTGATCCGACCTGGCCGAACCATCCTTCGCTGCTGGCCGCTGCTGGCCTCCAGGTTGTCCGTTACCCCTATTACGACGTCGCGTCGGGCAAGCTGCAGTTCGACCGGATGATCGAGGCGCTGCGCGCCGCGGGTCCCGGTGATCTGGTGCTATTCCACGGCTGCTGCCACAACCCCGGCGGCGCCGACCCGAGCCTGGCGCAGTGGGCGGAAATCGCCGAATTGCTCGCCTCGACCGGCGCCACCCCGCTGATCGACCTGGCGTATCTTGGCTTCGGCGACGGGCTGGCCGAGGATGCCGCCGGCGTCAGGCTCCTGGCCGAGCGCTTGCCGGAAATGCTGATTGCCAGTTCCTATTCGAAGAACTTTGCGCTCTACCGTGAACGCGTTGGCGCGCTGACGCTGGTGGCCAAGGA
Protein-coding regions in this window:
- a CDS encoding aromatic amino acid transaminase, which codes for MFSNLSTPTADPLLGMMQQFRDDPSADKVDLGIGIYKDGQGNAPVLATVKQAESFLVENQKSKAYVSSAGNEDYNRLTRELIFGADSSLLARSQAIQTPGGTGALRVAGDFAQSVKPGAKVFLPDPTWPNHPSLLAAAGLQVVRYPYYDVASGKLQFDRMIEALRAAGPGDLVLFHGCCHNPGGADPSLAQWAEIAELLASTGATPLIDLAYLGFGDGLAEDAAGVRLLAERLPEMLIASSYSKNFALYRERVGALTLVAKDEATASRAHGHLLPVVRTNYSMPPDHGASVVAHILGNAALRTTWEGEVAEMRGRINGMREKLVAALAGRTTRDFAFLGVQRGMFAMLGITPADAERMKVEHHVHITSSGRVNVAGLTDNNVGHVANAIVAVCG